The following proteins are co-located in the Pomacea canaliculata isolate SZHN2017 linkage group LG8, ASM307304v1, whole genome shotgun sequence genome:
- the LOC112571312 gene encoding uncharacterized protein LOC112571312, giving the protein MQPPACPVLAGTEEPASRVLQLISSAGVPLMSREIFARKIMSIHAGHPHAKITGAVCSLQRATCVCAALTSAARDVNTPGETAASRGHVKMAEPASQDNEEDYVCTCAKGFEGQNCEKGHTHPHAHGDLLSTSGGVVLLVILSLGGLFVLVGVCYCCFPALRPLYVPPTTSEGEAHVSSAQSHVTPAQADLGSGSYQHSWKAASLAHGTAPLPAGVLSKSVANSDLGYDAAYVHAPAAFEGAYIHAPAAFEGAYVHADKPHRYLRTAASVDEGGGKHPAKATKRPTTPPPTYDESLVTLPSV; this is encoded by the exons ATG CAACCGCCTGCATGTCCAGTCCTTGCAGGAACGGAGGAACCTGCGAGTCGAGTCTTGCAACTGATTTCATCTGCCGGTGTCCCGCTAATGTCTCGGGAGATCTTTGCGAGAAAA ATTATGTCAATCCATGCTGGTCATCCCCATGCCAAAATAACGGGAGCTGTGTGCTCACTCCAGAGGGCTACATGTGTCTGTGCAGCTTTGACTTCAGCGGCGAGAGATGTGAATACACCTGGA GAGACCGCTGCATCTCGCGGCCATGTCAAAATGGCGGAACCTGCAAGTCAGGACAACGAAGAGGATTACGTGTGCACGTGCGCCAAGGGATTCGAGGGCCAGAACTGTGAGAAAG GGCACACCCACCCCCACGCGCACGGCGATCTTCTGTCAACGAGCGGGGGAGTAGTGTTGCTGGTCATCCTCTCCTTGGGAGGTCTCTTTGTTCTCGTCGGCGTTTGTTACTGCTGCTTTCCTGCACTTCGACCCCTCTACGTGCCCCCGACGACCTCCGAGGGGGAAGCGCACGTCAGCTCGGCTCAGTCACATGTCACCCCCGCCCAAGCAGACCTGGGTAGCGGGTCCTACCAACACAGCTGGAAAGCGGCCTCGCTAGCTCACGGAACAGCACCCTTGCCGGCGGGAGTTCTCAGTAAGAGCGTTGCGAACTCTGATCTAGGGTATGATGCAGCCTATGTTCATGCACCCGCTGCCTTCGAAGGAGCCTACATCCACGCACCCGCAGCTTTCGAGGGAGCCTACGTGCATGCAGACAAACCGCATCGGTATTTACGGACCGCGGCGAGCGTGGACGAAGGGGGTGGAAAACACCCGGCAAAGGCCACCAAACGACCAACCACCCCTCCACCCACATACGACGAGAGCCTGGTGACTTTGCCATCCGTATGA